GCACGCGCCTCGGAGCGCGCCGAGGGCACCGAACGCCCCCAGCCCCGAGAGGCCCTGGAGACCGTGGGCCCCGGGGTGAGCGCGGGCGCCGCGAGCCAGGGATGGCAGAACGTGGCCTCGAGCCGCAACGACTCGGTGGCCGTCATGGACTGCACCCAGGACGTCCTGGACCAGGCCACGCTGGACGCCGTGGCCACGCACATCCCCGTGGCCAACCACATCGCCATCGTCCAGCTGTTCGCCTCCCGGGACGAGACCCACGAGTTCCTCACCTGCCAGTACCAGGGCTCGTCCTCCCGCGGCGAGGGCGCTCCGCTGGTGATGGTGCACTACCAGCACAACATCGACGGCTCCCGCCTGGACTGGTGTCAGGAGGAGCCCGCCGTGCGCGCGGACGAGTACTCCTTCGATCCCGCCACGGGCAAGGGCCTGCTCGCCCTCCTGCGTCCGGGCATGGTGGGCGGCTCGGACGGCGCCCCCCTGCTGCCGCAGCGCACGGGCTGGGCCTGCACCGAGGACGGCACGCAGCTGGTGTCCGTCACCTTCGGCTCCATGGAGGGCTACGGCCCCCAGAACGAGGGCCTGACCCAGGTGGAGAACTCCCCGGTGGCCAACAGCACCACCGTGGTCACCCAGGCCCGTGACCACCTCGCGGACACCGTGCTGAAGGACCCGGCCGCCTTCCAGGAGGTCATCTCCATCGCGTCCCCGTACTTCCTGAACGCGCAGATGGACGAGGAGACCCTGCAGGAGGCCCTCCGGATCCCCCCGGGCCTGGTGCCCGAGGAGATGCTCTCCGACCAGTCCACCATCGAGCGCCCCGAGGGCGCCCCGGAGCCGGTGGCCCCGGGCCAGCCCCCGCGCCCGTTCGTGGGCGCCGCGCGCGAGGCCGCCGAGTCCGCCGCGGCGGCCTCGGCCGCCGCCTCCGCGAGCGCCGCCTCGGCCTCCCCCTCGGAGGGCCGGGACGCCGACCCGGACGGCGCCGCGCCGGCGTCGAGCTCCCCGGCGCCCTCCCCCTCCCCGACGCGGGACTGACGACGCCGGCACCCGGGCCTGCCCGGTCCGGCACCGGGTCCTCCCGCGCACGACGACGGCCGGCCGCCTCCTGGAGGGAGGCGACCGGCCGCCGTCGTCGGTGCGGATCAGCCGCGGCGGATCACCGGACGGACTTGCCTGCGGAGCCGAGGTTCTGGGCGGCCAGGGCCACGCGGGCGGCCATGGACTCCTCGGCCTTGGCGCCCCACACGCGCGGGTCGTACAGCTTCTTGTCACCGACCTCGCCGTCCACCTTGAGGACGCCGTCGTAGTTCTGGAACATGTGCGCCGCCACGGGGCGGGTGTACGCGTACTGGGTGTCCGTGTCCACGTTCATCTTCACGACGCCGAAGCCCACCGCGTCGGCGATCTCCTGCTCGGAGGAGCCGGAGCCGCCGTGGAACACGAGGTCGAACGGACGCTTCTTGCCGAACCTCTCGCCCACGGCCTCCTGGATCTCCTGGAGGATCTCCGGACGCAGCTTCACGCCGCCCGGCTTGTACACGCCGTGCACGTTGCCGAACGTCAGCGCGGTCAGGTAGCGGCCCTGCTCGGAGGTGCCGAGCGCCTCCACGGTGGCGATGCCGTCCTCGATGGTGGTGTACAGCTTCTCGTTGATCTCGTGCGCGACGCCGTCCTCCTCGCCGCCGACCACGCCGATCTCGATCTCAAGCAGCTGCCTGTTCGCGTGGGTGCGGGCCAGGAGCTCCTTCGCGATCCGCAGGTTCTCCTCAAGGGTCTCGGCGGAGCCGTCCCACATGTGGGAGTTGAAGATCGGGTCGCGGCCGGCCTTCACCTCGGCCTCGGAGGCGTCCAGCAGCGGGCGGACGAAGTCGTCCAGCTTGTCCTTGGGGCAGTGGTCCGTGTGCAGGGCGATGTTCACGTCGTACTGCTTGGCGACCTCGCGGGCGAACGCGGCCATGGCCAGGGAGCCGACCACCATGTCCTTCTTCGCGGGGCCGGAGAAGTAGGCGGCGCCGCCGGTGGAGACCTGGATGATGCCGTCCGACTCCGCCTCGGCGAAGCCGCGGATGGCGGCGTTGAGGGTCTGCGACGAGGTGACGTTGATGGCCGGGTAGGCGTAGCCGCCGTCCTTGGCCGAGTCGATCATCTCCGCGTACTTGTCCGGGGTGGCGATGGGCATGGTGTGCTCCTTCACTCGTGAGGCGACGGGTTTCTCCAGCGGTCGGGCGGCACACTGCACACGCGCACAGCAGCGCCGCCGTGCTGTCCTCATCGTAGCCCTCGGCCCCCTGCGTGGCCCGGGCCCGCCGACGCCGGCCCGTGCGCTCCGGGGGCGGGGCTGGGATGCTGGGGGCGCCGACGCCGTCGGCACCGTCCGACCCCCACCCGAAGGAGCCCGCCATGCGCGCCGAGCAGGTCACCGATCCCCTCTGCTACCACGGGGAGGGCCCCGTGTGGGCCGAGTCCTGGGGCGGGCTGCGCTGGGTGGACATGCTGGCCGGGGACTACCTGTCCCTGCGCGCCGACGGCACCGTGGACCGCACCTCCGTGGACGAGCGCGTGTGCGCGGTGCTGCGCCCGCGCGTCGGGGGCGGGGCGGTGATCGCGGTGGAGCGCGGGTTCGTGCTCGAGGACGCGGACGGCACCCTGCACCGGCTGCCCCCGGTCTGGGAGGACCCGGACCTGCGCATGAACGAGGGCGGGTGCGACCCGGACGGCCGCTTCTACGCCGGCTCCATGGCCTACAGCAAGACGCCCGGGGCCGCGATGCTGCACCGCCTGGACCCCTCCGGCGAGGTGGACACGGTGCTGGAGGGCGTGACCACGTCCAACGGCCTGGCGTGGAGCCCGGACGGCTCGCGGGCCTACTACAACGACACCCCGACCCGGCAGGTAGCCGTGTTCGACTACTCCCGCGAGGAGGCCCTGACCCGCCGCCGCGTGCTCGTGGACGTCCTGGACGGCGAGGGCAAGCCGGACGGGCTCTGCGTGGACGCCGAGGGTGGGATCTGGGTGGCCGTGATCAGCCACGGGCAGATCCACCGCTACACGCCGGAGGGGCGGCTGGACGAGGTGGTCGAGGTGCCGGTGCAGAAGACGACGGCGTGCACGTTCGGCGGCGACGACCTCGGCACCCTCTACATCACCACCAGCTGGGAGAACATGGAGCGCGGCCAGGACCCGCTGGCCGGGTCGCTGTTCGCGGTGCGACCGGGCGTGACCGGCCTGCCGGCGCTGCCCTTCGCCGGCTGAGGCGGGGCGGGGCGGGGTACGCTCACGTCAGCCAGTGATGCAGATCACACTGCACCGCCCCGCTCACCTGCCGGAGGACCCCATGCCCCTCGCCGCACCGCACTCCCGCACCCGCCCTCGCACCCTGGCCGCCGCCGTCGTGAGTGCGGCCGCGCTGCTGCCGGCCCTGCTCGCCCCGGGGGCGACCGCGGTGGAGGCCGCGCCGCCGGCCCCCTCCGACCCGGAGGTGCAGGCCACCCTGGACGAGCTGGCCGAGGCGCCCACGCCCGCCGAGCAGGACGCCCGCGAGGAGGCCCTGACGGAGAACGCGCGCGCGGCCGCGGCGGATGACTTCTACGCCCCTCCGGCGCGCATCCCCGCCACGCCCGGCACGCTGATCCGCCAGGAGCCCTCCGCCTTCTACCTGGATCCGGTGGCCCTCGTGCAGGTCCCCGCGAGCGCGACCCGCATCATGTACTCCTCGCAGGACGCCCAGGGCGAGCCCATCGCCGTCACCGGCACGGTGCTGACCCCCACCGCTGCGTGGACCGGCGCGGGCGAGCGGCCCGGCACGTGGCGGGCGCCGACGTGACGGCGACCTCGCCCGTCGCCCTGGCCGGGTACTCGCAGGGCGGCGGCGCCTCGGCGGCCGCGGCCGAGCTCGCGGACGACTACGCCCCCGAGCTGGACGTGAAGGGCGCCTACGCCGGCGCCCCGCCCGCGGACCTGGTGCCGGTCGCCGACTCGCTGGAGGCCAGCCCCAACGCCGGCTTCCTGCTCTACGCGATGGGCGGGCAGCTCGCGGCCTACGACGTCGACCCGGCCGCCTACCTCAACGCCGCCGGCGAGGACGTGCTGGACCGCGCCGAGGTCAGCTGCACCACCGACGCCGGCCAGTTCGCCGGGCTGGACTCG
This Micrococcus flavus DNA region includes the following protein-coding sequences:
- the fbaA gene encoding class II fructose-bisphosphate aldolase translates to MPIATPDKYAEMIDSAKDGGYAYPAINVTSSQTLNAAIRGFAEAESDGIIQVSTGGAAYFSGPAKKDMVVGSLAMAAFAREVAKQYDVNIALHTDHCPKDKLDDFVRPLLDASEAEVKAGRDPIFNSHMWDGSAETLEENLRIAKELLARTHANRQLLEIEIGVVGGEEDGVAHEINEKLYTTIEDGIATVEALGTSEQGRYLTALTFGNVHGVYKPGGVKLRPEILQEIQEAVGERFGKKRPFDLVFHGGSGSSEQEIADAVGFGVVKMNVDTDTQYAYTRPVAAHMFQNYDGVLKVDGEVGDKKLYDPRVWGAKAEESMAARVALAAQNLGSAGKSVR
- a CDS encoding lipase family protein, whose product is MAGADVTATSPVALAGYSQGGGASAAAAELADDYAPELDVKGAYAGAPPADLVPVADSLEASPNAGFLLYAMGGQLAAYDVDPAAYLNAAGEDVLDRAEVSCTTDAGQFAGLDSATITSSGLSFPQLVRTDPTLAGILAEQRLGQPGHVPEMPVMIAHSLTDDVIPYSVGRGLGLRWCAQGARVRFDPVFTPTHVGGYLAAQPRAQSFLDAVLQDRWTPDSCGWF
- a CDS encoding SMP-30/gluconolactonase/LRE family protein, with product MRAEQVTDPLCYHGEGPVWAESWGGLRWVDMLAGDYLSLRADGTVDRTSVDERVCAVLRPRVGGGAVIAVERGFVLEDADGTLHRLPPVWEDPDLRMNEGGCDPDGRFYAGSMAYSKTPGAAMLHRLDPSGEVDTVLEGVTTSNGLAWSPDGSRAYYNDTPTRQVAVFDYSREEALTRRRVLVDVLDGEGKPDGLCVDAEGGIWVAVISHGQIHRYTPEGRLDEVVEVPVQKTTACTFGGDDLGTLYITTSWENMERGQDPLAGSLFAVRPGVTGLPALPFAG